The Armatimonadia bacterium DNA window GAGACCGCGAGCCCCAGGTAGACCAGGAAGAAGACGATCGCGATTGAGGTTCGCAAGCCCATGGCACTGGAGAACCAGATCAGTGTGACCAAGCCCAGAGCCATGGTAAGCATGGCCGCCGGATAGGACATCGCCTCGTTGGACTTCGCCTGGGGGAAGCTTGCACTCCCCCTGGCCGGGAACACGCGTGCCCAGACCTGGCTCAGGTACCCGCGACCAATCCAGATGGCGTGCAGCGCGAAGAGCATGTAGGCGCCAAAAGCCTGGAAGTTCGCGAAGGGAAACTGCGGGATCTGGTCCCAGCCGACAGCGGAGCTGACGACCGCTTCCAGCTTCCAGAACAGGTAGAAGAACCAGCAGGAGAAGAGGAAGTCGGTGGGCATCAAGTAGCCCGTGCCGATGAGGAAGGGATAGAAGGACCGGGGGAACCATCCGACGGCGTTCCAGGGACGGCCCTTGAAGGAGGTTCCCATATCGACCTGATCGAGGGGAATCCGCGGGATCGAGGGATACAGGAAGGCGAAGCTGTTGTAGGTGTCCATGGCGGCTGCGAGGACGAAGCCGACCCAGAAGAGCTTGTCGCGGAACAACATGGAGGAGGGTGAGGAGATCTCGACGGGCAGGTTCACGAGCGGGCACGCCAGGTGCTCGCCCTCCAGCCATTGCCGGCGGATGATGCTGGTGAGGCCGAACATGAGGGCCATGAGCGCGAGGATGAAGAGCCCCCACATCGCCATCGGGCCAATCCAGCCCAGGATAACCTCGCGCCGGTACATCGTCTCGCCGCCCTCGTAGAAGCCCTTCAGAAGGCGCGGGTCCTGCACCGTGAGCCACTTGGGGAGGTCTGGGTTGAACAGGTCCTCCCACTTGTTCTCCGGCGTGGCCATGCGGAAGGACCAGGTGAAGATGGGCATGAGCACCTGGATGCCGTCATGGCCGCAGACGCAGGAGGAGATGCAGATCATGGAGTAGGTGATCAGCAACTCGGACTGGGTGAGGGCGCTGCGCGGGTGCACCTTGCGCAGGAGTTGGTTGATGCCCTGCAGGAGCAGGAGCACGAAGATGGCGTTGAAGAACAGGGATACGGTTGTCGGGTGCGCTGAGTACCGGAACTGCTCCATCTGGGTAACCCAGTAGACGTTCAGCGGAATCAGCACGACCGACAACAGGGCGCTCCGCCAGGTCAGCGCACGCGGGCGAAGCGCCGGGCTGTGGTCCTCCTGACCGGTCTGCCTTGTGTTCGTCGTGTCTTGCGTCGTTGTCGCCATGGGTCTGATATACCGCCTAGAGAGTGCTGTCGTCGGCCTGTCTGTGAAGTGGCGTGGAGGGTCCCCGGTGCCCGAGAACTCCGTGTCGGCGCCGGGCCGGTGTCGATAGCGTGATGAAAGAAGAGGGGCTCTTCACCATGGCGGGCCCCTTCACCTTCTTGGGAGCCCACCGGAGGCTGACTCTACCAGCTCTTGTCGAGATGGTCGAACCAGTTGGGTGCGTCACCTACGTCCCGTTTGACCACGCCGCGGGCCTGCATGCAGTCGGTGGCAGCCTGAGCCGCTTCGGAGGCCTTGAGGCCGTCAAGGCCTGAAGAGAGCCAGGGAAGCAGGGCCCCGGCACGGACGCTCTGGACGAAGCCGCGATACAGTATCTGCCGCGCGTCCTCCTTGCCGCCGTGGCTCAGGGGCTCGTCAAGGGTCTGATCGACGGAGAACAGCTTCAGGTGTTGGGTGTCGAGGTCCCAGGCGAGGCTGCCGCGATCGCCGATGACTTCGTAGCGAGTGTACTCCTTATAGGTCTGCGCCTCGTAGGCGTAGTCGAAGCCCTTCTCGATGAGCGTGAAGATGCCGTTCTCATGCTCGCAGAGAGCGACGCCGTGGTCGGGATAGGGGAAGCCACGCATGCTGTAGCCCATGGCCTCGATGCGCCGGAAGTCGCTGGCTGTGAGGTAACGGGCGAAGTCGAAGCTATGGACCCCGCAGTC harbors:
- a CDS encoding DUF6785 family protein produces the protein MATTTQDTTNTRQTGQEDHSPALRPRALTWRSALLSVVLIPLNVYWVTQMEQFRYSAHPTTVSLFFNAIFVLLLLQGINQLLRKVHPRSALTQSELLITYSMICISSCVCGHDGIQVLMPIFTWSFRMATPENKWEDLFNPDLPKWLTVQDPRLLKGFYEGGETMYRREVILGWIGPMAMWGLFILALMALMFGLTSIIRRQWLEGEHLACPLVNLPVEISSPSSMLFRDKLFWVGFVLAAAMDTYNSFAFLYPSIPRIPLDQVDMGTSFKGRPWNAVGWFPRSFYPFLIGTGYLMPTDFLFSCWFFYLFWKLEAVVSSAVGWDQIPQFPFANFQAFGAYMLFALHAIWIGRGYLSQVWARVFPARGSASFPQAKSNEAMSYPAAMLTMALGLVTLIWFSSAMGLRTSIAIVFFLVYLGLAVSVTRMRAQFGTPVHDLHFTGPDQILTSALGTRAFPKKDLVVLALFYWFNRAYRNHPMPHQLEALQMQDRSGARNRGVAQAILLATIVAIISSFWISLHLYYGLGARAKGRMFAGESFTKLQSWLVSPQDTNWYAMSAIGVGFVFGLFLQTMRLRYAWWPFHPLGYAVSGSWEMNLVWMPLLIAWILKTAIIKWLGDRYYNKAVPIFMGLILGQFVVGSILNIVSIALHIPSYMFWQ